A single window of Ictalurus punctatus breed USDA103 chromosome 27, Coco_2.0, whole genome shotgun sequence DNA harbors:
- the hrh3 gene encoding histamine H3 receptor, which yields MQSSLFAVGHSFGLPTPVSSVWKPSADAPLALLLSNWSAPDRVNGTADALEHRRRAQSYGQFSQSAAVLVTALMTLLVFATVLGNALVILAFVVEKSLRTQGNFFFLNLAIADFLVGGFCIPVYIPYVLTGEWRLGRGLCKLWLVVDYMLCTASVFNIVLISFDRFLSVTRAVSYRCQKGVTREAVLKMLCVWLAAFLLYGPAIISWEHIAGKSVVPHGECYAEFYFNWYFLMTASTVEFFTPFISVTYFNLSIYINIRNRCVLREERSTCAPLRNGRTGEAKPFCATDVQRVFFVRPAEESSVVENSNSRSRCCRLSNATVSGTDSENAGRTTKRRMSTIPDLPPLQVGDAVNETGFNCAGHSCGSQRNRTDVSASLASRFRLSRDKKVAKSLAVIVCVFGLCWAPYTLLMIIRAACHGQCVQHYLYEISFWLLWINSSINPVLYPLCHTSFRRAFSKLLCPSKIKIQPQYMDQKY from the exons ATGCAGTCCTCGCTGTTCGCCGTGGGTCACAGTTTCGGGCTCCCGACGCCCGTGTCCTCCGTCTGGAAGCCGTCTGCGGACGCGCCGCTCGCGCTGCTGCTCTCCAACTGGTCCGCGCCCGACAGAGTCAACGGCACCGCGGACGCGCTGGAGCACCGGCGGCGCGCGCAGTCCTACGGCCAGTTCTCGCAGAGCGCCGCGGTGCTCGTGACCGCGCTCATGACTCTCCTGGTGTTCGCCACCGTGCTCGGGAACGCGCTCGTCATCCTGGCGTTCGTGGTGGAGAAAAGTTTGCGCACCCAAGGCAACTTTTTCTTCCTCAATCTGGCCATCGCGGACTTTCTGGTCG GTGGGTTCTGTATCCCGGTGTATATTCCCTACGTGCTGACGGGGGAGTGGAGGCTGGGCAGAGGTCTGTGTAAGCTGTGGCTGGTGGTGGACTACATGCTGTGTACGGCGTCAGTCTTCAACATCGTGCTCATCAGCTTCGACAGGTTCCTCTCCGTCACCAGAGCC GTGAGCTACCGCTGCCAAAAGGGCGTGACCCGCGAGGCCGTGTTGAAGATGCTGTGCGTCTGGTTGGCCGCTTTCCTGCTCTACGGGCCGGCCATTATCAGCTGGGAGCACATCGCCGGGAAGAGCGTGGTTCCTCACGGCGAGTGCTACGCCGAGTTCTACTTCAACTGGTACTTCCTGATGACCGCCTCCACTGTCGAGTTCTTCACGCCTTTCATAAGCGTCACCTACTTCAACCTCAGCATCTACATCAACATCCGAAACCGCTGCGTGCTCCGAGAAGAGCGCTCCACCTGCGCGCCCCTCAGGAACGGGAGAACCGGAGAAGCCAAGCCGTTCTGCGCGACCGACGTCCAGCGCGTTTTTTTCGTCAGGCCCGCCGAAGAGAGCAGCGTCGTCGAGAACTCCAATTCCAGGTCACGGTGTTGTCGCTTGTCCAACGCTACAGTGtcaggaaccgattctgaaaaCGCCGGACGGACGACCAAGAGGAGGATGAGCACGATTCCGGATCTTCCGCCTCTGCAGGTTGGGGACGCGGTGAACGAGACGGGTTTTAACTGCGCCGGACATTCGTGCGGGTCACAGAGGAACCGGACGGACGTTTCGGCGAGTCTCGCCAGCCGCTTTCGCCTCTCCAGGGACAAAAAGGTGGCCAAGTCTCTGGCCGTGATCGTGTGCGTGTTCGGCCTGTGCTGGGCTCCGTACACACTCCTGATGATCATCCGGGCCGCCTGTCACGGCCAGTGCGTGCAGCACTACCTCTACGAGATCTCTTTCTGGCTTCTGTGGATTAACTCGTCCATCAACCCCGTGCTTTATCCGCTCTGCCACACCAGCTTCAGGAGGGCGTTCAGTAAACTGTTGTGTCCGAGTAAAATAAAGATCCAGCCGCAGTACATGGACCAAAAATACTAA